The following nucleotide sequence is from Peribacillus sp. ACCC06369.
CCCCTAGCCCGCCATATCCATAAAGGCTTATACGGTAATTTTATTATTGATCCTAAGAAGCCAAGAGAGCCGGCTTTAGAGTTAAACATGGTTATGAATGGATTTGATTTGGATTTAGACGGCGAAAACGAGTTTTATACGGTGAATGGCTATGCCTTCGCATTTATGAATCACCCTATTAAAATCAAAAAAGATCAACTCGTAAGGATCTATCTAAGTAATTTAACAGAATTCGACTTATTAAATTCGTTTCATTTGCATGCGAATTACTTTACGTACTATCCAACCGGCAGAAACGATAACCCCTCTCAGTTCACAGATACCATCATGCAATGTCAGGGAGAACGTGGAATTATTGAAGTTCGTTTTCCATACAAGGGAACATATATGTTTCATGCCCATGTAAGTGAATTTGCTGAGTTAGGCTGGATGGGATTCTTTGAGGTCGAGTAAAAAAGGAGGGATAATATGAAGGGCAAATGGTTAATTACTATTTTAATACCGTTAGTATTACTTATAGGGGTGCTAGGATGGGTGCTGAAAAATGGAGCAGGTGTAGAAAAAGATCCTGCAGCACCGATAGAAGTCTTGAACATTGAACGCATCAAGGTAACTAAAATCGGTTTCGAATTATCTGTTAGTAATACCGGACCCAAACCCTTAACGATTTCTCAAGTGATGGTTAATGATTCGGTGTGGAATTACAATGTCTCTCCTCAAGCAAAACTTGAACGATTTGATGAGGGAAAGGTGACCATCTCTTACCCATGGGTGGAAGGTGATCCACATACCATTAAGTTAATCACAGAGAATGGCATTATCACGGAAGGTGAAGTTGCAGCTGCCACACTCACTCCAGAAACCACCTGGAGCAACTTCCTTAATTACGGCTTAATCGGGTTTTACGTTGGAATTGTCCCGATCACATTGGGGTTGTTGTGGTATCCATTTATGAAACGTTTCTCACGAAAATCTATAAATGGGATTCTTGCTCTTACCGTTGGGCTCCTTTTATTCTTATTTGTCGGGACACTGGCTGATGGATTTGAAATTGGTGCAGAAGCACCTTCTGTATTTCAGGGGAATATGGTTGTCATAATTGGGGCTTCCTTAACCTTTTTATTATTGATCGGCTTTGATCAGTATCAACAAAGAAAACAAGAAAGGAAAGGATATTCCCCTTTTGGTCTGGCTTTGTTAATGGCTACCGGAATTGGCCTTCATAACTTTGGAGAAGGTTTGGCAATTGGTTCTTCCTTTGCACTAGGTGAAGCTGCTTTAGGAACCTTTTTAATCATAGGGTTTACCCTTCACAACATCACGGAAGGGATTGGAATCGCTGCTCCTTTATTAAAGGCCACACCTCGATTTAGAGACTTTCTATTACTTGGAGTTATCGCAGGTGCACCCGCCATTGCGGGTACATGGGTGGGCGGATTCATCTTCTCACCAATTTGGGGAGCTTTATTCCTTGGTATTGGAGCAGGGGCCATTCTTCAAGTAATATATGTAATAACAAAAATGCTCATTGAAGATCATAGAAAACATAATGAAGCATCTGTTTCATGGTTAAACCTTTCTGGTTTCGCGATTGGACTATTAATCATGTACTTTACTGCATTTTTTGTGAAATTTTAAGGGATGCCTTAATCTTGTTTGGACCCATAAACAATTCCCGAACTTGGTAGAGCTGTGGGTTCAACATTGTTGAATTAAAAATTAACCAACGCTGCTAAAACTAATTAAAAGGAGCATCAATGGTGATGAGACTTGGTAAAAAAAGAAGTAATTTTGGTAGATGGGTGGATAAACAAAAAGACATAAATGAATTAGAGTTAGAAAGAGCATCAAATATAAGTAGAGGTACAATTTCAAAATTATGTAGCGATTCGAACTATCGACCAAAAACTTCAACAGTAATTAAAATAAATCAGGGCTTAAAAAAACTTGATAAGTATATTGGATTTTAACGATTTTTTTACTGAGGTTATTCTAAAAATGATTTAAAAGGAATTACAAAATTTAATTACTTGGGGGAAGCATTATGTTTCAAAGTATAGGTATACCAGGTTTAATTTTAATACTTGTCATTGCCTTGATTATTTTTGGACCTAAAAAGCTGCCGGAAATCGGTAGAGCCTTTGGACGTACTTTAACTGAATTCAAGGGTGCAACCAAGGGATTAGTATCTGATGAAGATAAAGAAGATTGGGAAAATCCTGAGTTAACAACAGATAAAAAGAAGCAGGATAAATCAGGTGATCCACTTTTTGATTCAACCAAAGATCACCTTTAATTGTAAAAAAGATGAGGTGATGCCTAAAAATTTAAAATCGTTCCTGCTTTTTGATTTTTAGAATATCAACAAAAAAGTATACGTTTACAATCTGTAGTAGCAAGCTATACCGCCCATTTCTGAAATTTTATACGCTAAAAGAATTCTAACATAAAAAGTCGATCTCCTTTACGTTATAGGAATCGACTTTTTTACTTTTTCTTAATGAACTAACGCACCTGTTAGTTCATTAAGAAAAGCGAATCTTCTTCCAGAATCGCGCCCTATAATGGAATAACTTTTTATATTGTTTTAACGTTCCATATTAAATACTTCACTATAGATTTTACGCAGCTTAGTTGAGTTATCGTGCCACTTAATTGGTTTACCATTGACGATTTGGACCAATACATCCAGACACCTATGCCATCCTGCCGCGGTATTAACTGCCCATGAATCATCGTTAAAAGTATGGGTAAAGATCATTCGACACCCTTTATCCTCTTCCTGCAATGAAATGTTTATCAGATCATCAACTTCACGGAAACCAAATAAATATGGCTTTTCTAACTCTGTAATGGTACCGTTATATGTCGTTCCTTCACCGTCATCGAAGGCAATCTGGCCACCAAGTCTGAGATCCATCTCCCCTGTGGCAAAAGGGTACCATTGGGAGAAGTAACTAGGATTCGTAATGACAAGGAAAACATCTTCTGGATTATGAGGAAAAAATCGTTCAAATCTTAAAGCATAACGACCGTTTGACTCATGTAGTGTACCAAATTCATTCATCATTTAATCCTCCTTCTTTTATCCTTAAAGCCTTGAGATTCATCACTAATTCACAAAAATTAAAGTTTGCATAGGCTCAGAAAAATCATCAACAATACTCATAATTGTGTTCATGCTATTATTTTACCAAACATTTATATAACTAAAAAAATAATAAAATCATTTTCGTGTTTTTTAACAATCTGGCCCAATTGTTGAATACAGATCAAACAGCACTCTTCAACTACCCTGCCCCCCCGATAGTTCCATAAGGAGTCTTGCCGCATGCCCATCAAGTTAAAACTTCTTTATACCCCAAAACGAAAAAAGCTATCTTCAGTAGCATTTACAGAAAGATTAGCTTATTTTTTCGTTTTGGATATAATCCTTTTTCTTAGCTTGATGGCAATAGGCGGTACCTAATAAACAGACAAATTTGCCTGAAAATTTTTTAAAATTTTGGTTTAAAATAGGAATAATGTAAGATAAATCTATTTTTCTTGTATGTTAAAGTAGAATAGTAGGAAAATGAATCGAAGGATGTGGTATTATTTGATGTTAAATGTAAAAAAAATGTCGTTTGTTGTTTTTATTTGTTTCATGTTTTTTATACCAAATTCAATCTTTGCTCAAGAAATTTTACACAATGGAAGTCAAGGACAAGCAGTTTATGACTTACAAGAAAATTTAAAGAAAATGGGTTACTTTAACAGTCAACCAACAGGGTATTATGGTTCAATTACTGATCATGCAGTGAATCAACTTCAACTAGATTCTGGACTATTACCAGATGGAGTTTTTGGATTCCAAACACAACAAAAATTACATAGTATTGAAATGATGGCCAGGGTTGTTCATGGAGAAGCTCGAGGAGAAACTTATGAAGGAAAAGTAGCTGTCGCTGCAGTAATTTTGAACCGAATGTCAACGCCAGGTTTTCCTAAAAATACTTACGATGTTATTTTCCAGACAAATGCTTTTACAGCTGTACATGATGGGCAATATTATTTGACCCCAAATAGCTATTCTTATCGAGCTGTTATTGATGCATTACAAGGTTGGGATCCTACTCATGGTTCTGTTTATTATTATAATCCTTCCTCGGCAACAGATGAATGGATTTTCACTAGGGAAACAGTCATTAGAATAGGCAACCACTTATTTGCAAAGTAAAACTAATCTACATACATATTGAGGAATGATATTTTTATAGTTTCGTATTATAAATATCCATTAACTATGTAGTGGGGTATAGTTGAAAGGTCGAGCAGTAGTTGCCCGACCTTTTTTGCGGTACCCTTGGCGGCACCCCCATAAGAAAAAGCTGCTTTAAAGACAGCTCCGAGCTTCAGCTAACGCACCCGTTAGTTGAAAAGAGTGAAAGTTAAATTGTACCTTTCATTCTAATTACTTTCACACCTAACTCAAATTTAAGTTCTAGCATTGCTTTTTTTAAAAAAAGCTATTGCTTGCTTGTTACTTGGTGACACACGAAGGTGGTATTCATCCACTCCATTGTTTTTAAAGAACTTCAATCATAAATCACCCAATTAGTTCAATATCTATCTCCTTAAACTTTTGAATTATATTTGATGTTTTCCTATTTCCGTACCCATTTGCTTATAAACAATATTAAGTACTTTTCCCTTGGTTCCAAAAGAAAAAGCGATTACCTGGTTTAGGAACCGCTTTCAACTATCTTTGCAAAGTCATCAAGAGTAGTTGAATACTTGATATAAATTCATGGTAAAAGATAAAGTTCGTCTTTAATGCCCTTCTCAGAAAATAGTTCAGGAGTTGTCGTAAGTCCAAATAAATAATATTTCTTCGTTTCTTCTACGACTTTGTCATTGAAATTTCCGTATGGATACGCAAGAGCATTAACTGGTTTGCCTGTTATTTTTTGAATTTTATCTTTGGACCCTTTCAGTTCATATTCATAATTTTTTATTTCCGCCAAATCAGGATGTGTAGCAGTATGAGACTGGATTGAGATTATACCCGAATCAGCCATCATTTTTAAATCCGATTTCGATAAACGGTTTGAACGACCGATAAAGTCAGAAATAACAAAAATGGTACCACTTGGTTTAAAACGTTCGTTTTCAAGTTTTTGAAAGATAGCAAATGCATTCAGATTGTTTTTGTATCCGTCATCAAAGGTAATGAAAATGGGTTTATTTTCTTTATTAATGTCTTGCCAACGATCAAAAGTTAATAATGTGTAGCCATGGTCTTTTAAATAAATCATTTGTTTCTGGAAATTATCAGGAGTTACATATAGCTCCTTAGAACCATGCCCAGTAAACTCGTCAATCGAATGATAAATTAAAATAGGTACTTTTCGTTGAGCAAAAACTTGTGATGGAAGAATTAAGATAAGAAGACATAGGAAAAACATTACAACCTTTTTCATAAAATTCCTCGCTTTGCATTCTTTTTATATCTTTTCAATTTATTGTGCCTCAAAAGCATAGTTCTATTATCATTTCTCCCATATTTGATTCTATCTCCCATTGATCAATGGTGACTTTGATAATCCCAAATGAAAAACTAATTTCTTAAATCACTAAGGAATCGGACTAACTGCCACAATAGCTCTATAAGAAAAAGAGCTGCCAAAGCAACTCCCTTAATGAAGTAAAGCACCCGTTAGCATTCCTGTAGATCGTTAAATATCAGGTTTGAAAAAAATAGAGCCCCTCAGTAAAATACGAGTATAGAGACCAATCTAACTCAAAGTCTTAAGGAGGAAGCCTACTATGAATTTTAAAATGCAAAACAAACAAAATCAACTAATTGAAAGAATCACGAATCGTCATCTTGTTGTAGGAATTGATATTGCACAACAACTTCATGTTGCTCGAGCTGTTAACTATCGAGGAATTGTGGTCGGTCATCCTCTAACCTTTGAAAATAACGATGAGGGGTTTACTAAATTTCTAAGTTGGATCAAAGAACTTAAACGAATAAACCATTTAGGCACAGCCATCGTGGGCATGGAACCTACCGGTCATTACTGGTTGAATCTATCAAAATGGTTATTTGAACAAAACGGCGATGTTGTTACCGTAAATCCGCACCTTGTTAAAAGGAATAAAGAGAACCGAGATAATACCCAATCTAAGAGCGATAAAAAGGACGCTCTCGTCATCGCTGATATGGTGAAAAATGGCTATTATACATTCATTCATCATAGCCCAGAATCCTTAGAAAAACTTCGAGTCCTTATGTCTAACAGGGACATGGTTGTTAAACGTCTTGTCAGCTCAATCAACCAATTAAATCGCTGGTTGTCTACACTAAGAGTTATTTATTAATAAATTCTTTGTTGATTTTTTCAGCCTCAGCCAAGTATTCTGTTTTAATCCCGCTCTTAACTCCCCACCAATAGAAGCAAAGTGCCAGACATGCGATGACCACCATATCCCAGCCAAATGTAAGAATATTTTTTCCGCCGAACTTCTCACTTCCAATATAAGAAATCAAAATCATACAACCTAAGTAAAGAAGCATCCAAACACCTGATAAAAATTGTTTTTTGAATCCATTCCATTTATTTTTAGCTTGATAATAAAAGTAAATAGGTAGTCCAATGGCAATGATGAAAACGACTTCTCCTGTTAATGGCCAACGCGCCCAGTATAAAGTAAGCGATGCAAAAACAAATCCACAAGGTGCAATAATAGAAGCACCTTTTAAGTGAAATGGACGGTTAAAATGAGAAGCAGTACGTCTTAAAGTTGCCAATGCAACTGGCCCCATGATATACGAAATAAGTGTAGCAACTGAAATCACTTCAGCAAGTACGCCCCATCCGCGGAATAAAAATAAAAAGATAAAACATACGCCTAAGTTTAATAACATCGCTGGACGAGGAACACCATAAAGTGGATGTAATGTACCAAAGATATTCGGTAAGTACCCATTTTTCTGCATTCCATAAAGCATTCGCGAAGTTGTAGCTGTATAAGTGGCACCTGAACCAGACGGTGATACAAACGCATCTACATACAATACAATCGCTAACCAGTTAAGGCTAAGAGCAATTGCCAAATCTGCAAAAGGTGAATTAAAATTCAGTTGACTCCATCCGTTCACAATCATAGACGGATCGATTGCACCGATAAAAACAACTTGTAAAATAACGTATATAAAACCTGCAATTAGAATAGACCCAATAACAGCAATTGGTATAGACTTATTCGGCGACTTCGCTTCTCCTGCCATATTAACGGGACTTTGAAATCCGTTAAACGCAAACACTATACCAGAAGTAGCTACTGCTGTTAAAACGCTTGCCCAACCATATGGTGCGATTCCTTGAGAACTTGTAAAGTTTTCACCATGAAATCCAGCAAAAAATAACGATCCTGCCATTACACCTGGAACAATTAATTTAAAAATAGTAATAAATGAATTTGCCTTAGCAAAAAGGTTAACTGTCCAATAGTTGACGAAGAAATAGAACAATAATAGTAAAGAAGCTATGAATAATCCTTTGGTCGTTAAGATATTGTTATCAACTAAGGAATGAGACCATCTGGCCCATTCCCAAGGCCACGTACTCATATATTGTACCGAAGCAATGGCCTCAACGGTAATAGTCGAAGCGATAGAAATCCAGTTCGCCCACGCAGCTAAAAATCCAATAAAAGAACCATGCGAATATTGAGGATACTTAACCATTCCTCCAGCTTCAGGAAACATTGCCCCAAGCTCTGCGTAAGATAATGCAATAAATAAAATTACAACCATACCGATAATCCAAGAAAAAATAGCTGCTGGCCCAGCAATCTGGGCGGCTTTCCACGCTCCGAACAACCAACCTGAGCCGATAATAGAACCAATACCTGTCATAGTTAAAGCAAAAGTC
It contains:
- a CDS encoding ZIP family metal transporter, which codes for MKGKWLITILIPLVLLIGVLGWVLKNGAGVEKDPAAPIEVLNIERIKVTKIGFELSVSNTGPKPLTISQVMVNDSVWNYNVSPQAKLERFDEGKVTISYPWVEGDPHTIKLITENGIITEGEVAAATLTPETTWSNFLNYGLIGFYVGIVPITLGLLWYPFMKRFSRKSINGILALTVGLLLFLFVGTLADGFEIGAEAPSVFQGNMVVIIGASLTFLLLIGFDQYQQRKQERKGYSPFGLALLMATGIGLHNFGEGLAIGSSFALGEAALGTFLIIGFTLHNITEGIGIAAPLLKATPRFRDFLLLGVIAGAPAIAGTWVGGFIFSPIWGALFLGIGAGAILQVIYVITKMLIEDHRKHNEASVSWLNLSGFAIGLLIMYFTAFFVKF
- a CDS encoding helix-turn-helix domain-containing protein, which produces MVMRLGKKRSNFGRWVDKQKDINELELERASNISRGTISKLCSDSNYRPKTSTVIKINQGLKKLDKYIGF
- the tatA gene encoding twin-arginine translocase TatA/TatE family subunit — its product is MFQSIGIPGLILILVIALIIFGPKKLPEIGRAFGRTLTEFKGATKGLVSDEDKEDWENPELTTDKKKQDKSGDPLFDSTKDHL
- a CDS encoding SRPBCC family protein, producing MNEFGTLHESNGRYALRFERFFPHNPEDVFLVITNPSYFSQWYPFATGEMDLRLGGQIAFDDGEGTTYNGTITELEKPYLFGFREVDDLINISLQEEDKGCRMIFTHTFNDDSWAVNTAAGWHRCLDVLVQIVNGKPIKWHDNSTKLRKIYSEVFNMER
- a CDS encoding cell wall hydrolase encodes the protein MLNVKKMSFVVFICFMFFIPNSIFAQEILHNGSQGQAVYDLQENLKKMGYFNSQPTGYYGSITDHAVNQLQLDSGLLPDGVFGFQTQQKLHSIEMMARVVHGEARGETYEGKVAVAAVILNRMSTPGFPKNTYDVIFQTNAFTAVHDGQYYLTPNSYSYRAVIDALQGWDPTHGSVYYYNPSSATDEWIFTRETVIRIGNHLFAK
- a CDS encoding polysaccharide deacetylase family protein, coding for MKKVVMFFLCLLILILPSQVFAQRKVPILIYHSIDEFTGHGSKELYVTPDNFQKQMIYLKDHGYTLLTFDRWQDINKENKPIFITFDDGYKNNLNAFAIFQKLENERFKPSGTIFVISDFIGRSNRLSKSDLKMMADSGIISIQSHTATHPDLAEIKNYEYELKGSKDKIQKITGKPVNALAYPYGNFNDKVVEETKKYYLFGLTTTPELFSEKGIKDELYLLP
- a CDS encoding APC family permease, encoding MSNMHRKMGTFALTMTGIGSIIGSGWLFGAWKAAQIAGPAAIFSWIIGMVVILFIALSYAELGAMFPEAGGMVKYPQYSHGSFIGFLAAWANWISIASTITVEAIASVQYMSTWPWEWARWSHSLVDNNILTTKGLFIASLLLLFYFFVNYWTVNLFAKANSFITIFKLIVPGVMAGSLFFAGFHGENFTSSQGIAPYGWASVLTAVATSGIVFAFNGFQSPVNMAGEAKSPNKSIPIAVIGSILIAGFIYVILQVVFIGAIDPSMIVNGWSQLNFNSPFADLAIALSLNWLAIVLYVDAFVSPSGSGATYTATTSRMLYGMQKNGYLPNIFGTLHPLYGVPRPAMLLNLGVCFIFLFLFRGWGVLAEVISVATLISYIMGPVALATLRRTASHFNRPFHLKGASIIAPCGFVFASLTLYWARWPLTGEVVFIIAIGLPIYFYYQAKNKWNGFKKQFLSGVWMLLYLGCMILISYIGSEKFGGKNILTFGWDMVVIACLALCFYWWGVKSGIKTEYLAEAEKINKEFINK